The following coding sequences lie in one Burkholderia cepacia genomic window:
- the lptF gene encoding LPS export ABC transporter permease LptF — protein MIFERSLQRELAYTAGAVFMVLLTIMLTTMMIRIVGYAASGEIDPRDVLVLIGLTVIGYLAVMLVVTLFVSILFVLTRWYRDSEMVVWLASGVSLTRLIKPIGVFATPIILLIAFFAFVGWPWSNQQSKMIKARFQQRDEISLLAPGQFRESAANHRVFFIEKMTPDQSKVQNVFVTSTENGKVNVVVSQTGHTETHDGSRFVVLEDGRRYDGTPGQPNFKIMEFERYGVKITSTPVTNVPTTNSTSTPDLLRNPTRDNLAEFAWRAGLPLIAINLLVLGIPLSYQNPRRSRTINLVMAVLIYLTYSNLLNVVQAQIEQGKMSFGVGLVGLHLVVAAIVAVIFWLRVRNRPLFTRALFGRSGA, from the coding sequence ATGATCTTCGAACGCTCCCTCCAGCGCGAGCTTGCGTATACGGCTGGCGCCGTGTTCATGGTGCTGCTCACGATCATGCTCACGACGATGATGATCCGCATCGTCGGCTACGCCGCGTCCGGTGAAATCGATCCGCGGGACGTGCTCGTGCTGATCGGCCTGACCGTGATCGGCTACCTCGCCGTGATGCTCGTCGTCACGCTGTTCGTGTCGATCCTGTTCGTGCTGACCCGGTGGTACCGGGATTCCGAAATGGTGGTGTGGCTCGCGTCGGGCGTGAGCCTCACGCGCCTCATCAAGCCGATCGGCGTGTTCGCCACGCCGATCATCCTGCTGATTGCCTTCTTCGCGTTCGTCGGCTGGCCGTGGTCGAACCAGCAAAGCAAGATGATCAAGGCACGCTTTCAGCAGCGCGACGAGATCTCGCTGCTCGCGCCGGGCCAGTTCCGCGAGTCGGCCGCGAACCACCGCGTGTTCTTCATCGAGAAGATGACGCCCGACCAGAGCAAGGTGCAGAACGTGTTCGTCACGTCGACCGAGAACGGCAAGGTCAACGTGGTCGTGTCGCAGACGGGTCACACCGAAACGCACGACGGCAGCCGCTTCGTCGTCCTGGAGGACGGCCGCCGCTACGACGGCACGCCCGGCCAGCCGAACTTCAAGATCATGGAGTTCGAGCGCTACGGCGTGAAGATCACGAGCACGCCGGTCACCAACGTGCCGACCACGAACAGCACGTCGACGCCCGACCTGCTGCGCAACCCGACGCGCGACAACCTCGCGGAATTCGCGTGGCGCGCGGGGCTGCCGCTGATCGCGATCAACCTGCTGGTGCTCGGCATCCCGCTGTCGTACCAGAACCCGCGCCGCAGCCGCACGATCAACCTCGTGATGGCCGTGCTGATCTACCTCACGTACTCGAACCTGCTGAACGTCGTGCAGGCGCAGATCGAGCAGGGCAAGATGTCGTTCGGCGTCGGCCTCGTCGGCCTGCACCTCGTCGTCGCGGCGATCGTCGCGGTCATCTTCTGGTTGCGCGTGCGCAATCGTCCGCTGTTTACACGCGCGCTGTTCGGCCGCTCGGGAGCATGA